The genomic segment ACGCCATTGCCAACGATATTGTGCCCGGCAAGGAATACCTGGACAAGATGATTGCATATCGTGAACAGTACGGGGTATGTAAATAACCCGTTCGGTGTTTCAGGCAATATCGCACAGACTTGTGGGGTATTGCCTTTCTGTATCAGGCATACAAAGAGAAGAAGGATAGGAGCAAGCTATGGCGAAAACCCGTAAAAATTTTATCATCTGCATCCAGTCGGTGCTGATCCTGGGGCTGCTGTGCCTGGTGGCATTTCTGCTGATCCGCATGCGTCAGCAGGAGGAACCGGCGGTGCCAGCCAATGCAGGGATGGCGCAGAACAGCGTGCAGGAGGATATCTCTGTGATCCCCAAGGGGGAGATCGAGGTGGATTGGAACTATGAGCTGTCTGGCAAGAAAATTTTGCTGAGTGATGCTACATACGGACAGATCTACCTGCCGGTATATGATAACGTGCCTGCCTTTGCCCAGAACCGGGAGCAGATCGTGAACCGGAACGGCAGACGGTATTATGTCAGCGACGGACAGATCACTTCCGACATGGGCATTGACGTGTCCGCCCACCAGGGGGATATTGACTGGGACAAGGTGAAGGCGTCCGGCATCGATTTTGTATTCATCCGCATTGGCTACCGCACCTACGGCGGCGGGGACATTATGGCGGACAGTATGTTCCGGCAGAACTACGAGGGCGCAAAGGCTGCCGGACTCCAGGTGGGGGTCTATTTCTTCTCCCAGGCCATCAGTGAGGAGGAGGCTGTACAG from the Ruminococcus champanellensis 18P13 = JCM 17042 genome contains:
- a CDS encoding GH25 family lysozyme; this encodes MAKTRKNFIICIQSVLILGLLCLVAFLLIRMRQQEEPAVPANAGMAQNSVQEDISVIPKGEIEVDWNYELSGKKILLSDATYGQIYLPVYDNVPAFAQNREQIVNRNGRRYYVSDGQITSDMGIDVSAHQGDIDWDKVKASGIDFVFIRIGYRTYGGGDIMADSMFRQNYEGAKAAGLQVGVYFFSQAISEEEAVQEANFVVKQLQGCKLELPVTYDWELIYDDTARTDNVPVDVLTDCCLAFSGVVEHAGYEPMIYQNKRTSLLKLDLPRLQGISFWLAEYGSIPTYYYDCQYWQYSCKGKVPGIEGDVDLNIRFS